The following nucleotide sequence is from Pirellulales bacterium.
AGGGGCGGCGGGAATCGAACTCGCAACCTCCGGTTTTGGAGACCGGCGCTCTGCCAATTGAGCTACACCCCTAGCTCGGCCCGGCGGGGGCCAAAAGACGCGGCCCGTCGCCGGGCCGCGTTGGTTGTCTGCTAACGAAGCATCGCCCCGCGGTGGCGGCGACGCCCGCATTGCGCGTTGTCGTTTACTCCAAGATCTTGGTGACCACGCCCGAACCGACCGTCTTGCCGCCTTCGCGAATGGCGAAGCGAACGCCATCGTCCATGGCGATCGGCGAGATCAGTTCGACCTTGATACGAGCGTTGTCGCCCGGCATGCACATCTCGGCGTCGCCGATGAGCTGCGCGGTGCCGGTGACATCGGTGGTGCGGAAGTAGAACTGCGGGCGGTAACCGCTAAAGAACGGCGTGTGACGCCCGCCTTCCTCCTTCGACAACACGTAAACTTCGGCCTCGAATTTGGTATGCGGCGTGATCGATCCGGGCTTGGCCAGCACCTGGCCGCGCTCGATTTCTTCGCGCTTGATGCCGCGAAGCAGGCAGCCGACGTTATCTCCGGCCTGGCCCTGATCGAGTGTCTTGTTGAACATTTCGACGCCCGTGACCGTGGTCTTGCGCGGTGCGGTGGTGAGCCCGAGGATTTCGATTTCCTCGCCCACCTTGACCAAGCCACGCTCGATGCGGCCCGTGACCACCGTGCCGCGACCTTCGATCGAGAACACGTCTTCGATGGCCATCAGGAACGGCTTGTCGATTTCGCGGACCGGCTCGGGAATGTAGGAGTCGATCGCGTCCATCAGCTCGCCGATGCACTTGTTGGCTTCGGGATCGGCCGGCTTGTCGTATGCCGGGCGGGCGGCGCCGCGAATGATCGGAATCTCGTCTCCAGGGAAGCCGTGGTGCGTGAGCAACTCGCGCAGTTCCAACTCGACCAGTTCGAGCAACTCGGGGTCGTCGACCAGATCGCACTTGTTGAGGAAGACCACCAAGGCGGGCACGCCGACCTGACGCGCCAACAGGATGTGCTCACGGGTCTGCGGCATGGGGCCGTCAGCGGCCGACACCACCAGGATGGCGCCGTCCATCTGGGCGGCGCCGGTGATCATGTTCTTGATGAAGTCGGCATGGCCCGGACAGTCGATGTGGGCGTAGTGACGATTCGGCGACTCGTACTCGACGTGACTGACGGCGATGGTCACGGTCTTGGTTTCGTCGCGGACGGTGCCCCCCTTGGCGATGTCGGAGTAGGCCTTGAATTTGGCCATCCCCTTAGCGGCCTGCACGGCAAGGATGGCGCCGGTGAGGGTCGTCTTGCCGTGATCGATGTGACCGATCGTGCCGACGTTTACATGCGGTTTCTTGCGTTCAAAATTATCCTTAGCCATTGCTCTCCCTAATCTCTACCTAAAACCAGGCGGTCGGCCGTTGTTGTTGAAATTGATCAAACCCAAGAGCTGCTGATGGGATTTGAACCCGTGACCTCGTCCTTACCAAGGACGCGCTCTACCAACTGAGCTACAGCAGCAGTTGCGGCTATTCGCTGGCGTAGCGAACAGGTCGCTTTATTGTGGGGTGTGTCCTCATCGCAGTTGTCGTCGTATCTCGCTTTTGCGGCCCCTACTACTCGCGCCCCTTGTTGTTCGGACCTCGCCCCTCGACTGGCCCGTTCGTCGTTGCCCCTCGTTGTCGCCCCGCGCACTCAGCTTGTTGCCTTCGTTTCCAACATGCACTCGCCAGAGCGGGTGAAGGGAATCGAACCCTCGTCTTTAGCTTGGAAGGCTATTGCTCTACCATTGAGCTACACCCGCGTTCGATCCTCTTTTCTCGCTCTCTTTGCCGCGCCAAGCGGCCCTAGTTAATGGGGGGTACAGGATTCGAACCTGTGAAGGCATAAGCCATCAGATTTACAGTCTGACCCCTTTGACCGCTCGGGAAACCCCCCGTTCACATCTCCTCGGGGGCGAGCCCCACGCACACCTTCAATCCGCTCAAAACCGGCCTTCTCGGCCGATCGAAATTACTTTCGTTCACGCTGCATTTGCCGGCCAGTTTCCATCCAGCCGGCGAGTCGCCCAAACTGCGGGCGAACACGAGCTAGCGGAGGGACTTGAACCCACAACCTGCTGATTACAAATCAGCTGCTCTGCCAATTGAGCTACGCTAGCCGACTGAGGATGCCGGAAAACCAGTAACTATAAAGAAACAAAGGCTGTATGCAAGGCGGGCTCGCACGAAAATCCGCGCAAAAACCTTGCCCGGCTCGTCAACGTGCCGCGCCAAGCGCCGCACGCCACCAACCGGCATCGCTCCCGTGGCGATTTTCGCAACTCGCGCACAAAATAGACGGACGATCCGAGCGTCGGGTTCGACTCTCGGATCGTCCGTAATCGATCCGCATCGCAGTTGCTGGCGACTACACGCCAGGAACCTCGATCCGTTCATCTTCGGCCGCTTTACGCAGCTTCATCAGCGCACGGGCCTCGATTTGGCGAATCCGTTCCTTGGTGACCCCCAGCTCGGCCCCAACTTCTTTCAGGGTCAATGGTTCGTGACCACGTTCCAGGCCAAAGCGGC
It contains:
- the tuf gene encoding elongation factor Tu, whose protein sequence is MAKDNFERKKPHVNVGTIGHIDHGKTTLTGAILAVQAAKGMAKFKAYSDIAKGGTVRDETKTVTIAVSHVEYESPNRHYAHIDCPGHADFIKNMITGAAQMDGAILVVSAADGPMPQTREHILLARQVGVPALVVFLNKCDLVDDPELLELVELELRELLTHHGFPGDEIPIIRGAARPAYDKPADPEANKCIGELMDAIDSYIPEPVREIDKPFLMAIEDVFSIEGRGTVVTGRIERGLVKVGEEIEILGLTTAPRKTTVTGVEMFNKTLDQGQAGDNVGCLLRGIKREEIERGQVLAKPGSITPHTKFEAEVYVLSKEEGGRHTPFFSGYRPQFYFRTTDVTGTAQLIGDAEMCMPGDNARIKVELISPIAMDDGVRFAIREGGKTVGSGVVTKILE